AATGCCATGAGCTGGAGTCGCACGGGCAGTAAAGCCCTCGCCGTTTTGAAAGTCGTTGAACTCAACCAACAATGGCCTTCCTTATGGGATTTCGAGGATTTGGCTGCCTAATCTTGATCACAGGATTTGTGACAGAAAGAAGTAATGCACCTCTCCCAACAAGAAATGTGATTTTAGGCGGAGAAGCGACTCCTTTTAAAAGCACCTACGGATTCAAGCACGTTGTGTGGTCGAAAGATGTCCAGGAAGTAGCAGCCTATCTCCAATCAATTTCAGAAGATTCATTCAACCAACGCCTCAACCCTGAGGAATTCAATCGGTTTCAAATCTATCCTGGGCGAACCCGATGGAAACAAGAGGATCTTGAGTATGTGCTCAAGGTGTTTCGAGAAATCGTGAATTTTTACCAGGTGGCAGCCACGGCTGGGGAGTGTGTCCTGATTAGCATTGATTGATCTGAGATACTTACAAGCTACTGAAAGAATAGAATTTATTAGCAAATAGGAACTCATATGGACTTTATCTCCCGACTCAATGCCTTTGTCCGAACTCAACATACCCAAACATTTGAGGGCAATACTTTTCTTTTCGGTCTCAATCCACCTGCCACCTTTGACCAAATCGCGCAGGCTGAACAACAACTTGGGTTTCGGCTCCCCCAAATCCTGCCCCAGATTTACACAACAATTGGAAATGGTGGGCTTGGACCAGCTTATGGATTGGTTGGAGTTGAAAGAGCGTTCCACGTTGGGGCAGGAGCATTTATCAATCTGGTTTCTGTGTATCTTGATTTTGTTGAGCACTATCATCTTTTTGCTCATCAAGCGTGGCCAGACAATCTGCTCCCATTTTTCCAATATGGCTTTATTTCTGAGCGATTTGAACCTCATCATTTCTTTCATGAGATCTATCTTTGCGTAGACCTGCATAGCTCAAACCAACAACTCTATTTGTCACTTCCAGTGCAGATGTCCCTTGACGGCATTGACCAGCTCATTTTTCCTTTGGAATGTTCAATTTCTGATTTGTATGAGGAATGGATGGCTGATAGAGATATCGTGGATCAGGCGTTAGAAGCGCTTTTTGGTGGCGTTGATGGTACGGCAACTTGACGCCGCTTTCTTTCGAAGTGCGGCCCACTTGACGCCGCTTTGATAAAAAGTAGC
This genomic window from Acidobacteriota bacterium contains:
- a CDS encoding DUF1877 family protein, encoding MILGGEATPFKSTYGFKHVVWSKDVQEVAAYLQSISEDSFNQRLNPEEFNRFQIYPGRTRWKQEDLEYVLKVFREIVNFYQVAATAGECVLISID
- a CDS encoding SMI1/KNR4 family protein produces the protein MDFISRLNAFVRTQHTQTFEGNTFLFGLNPPATFDQIAQAEQQLGFRLPQILPQIYTTIGNGGLGPAYGLVGVERAFHVGAGAFINLVSVYLDFVEHYHLFAHQAWPDNLLPFFQYGFISERFEPHHFFHEIYLCVDLHSSNQQLYLSLPVQMSLDGIDQLIFPLECSISDLYEEWMADRDIVDQALEALFGGVDGTAT